One region of Vigna angularis cultivar LongXiaoDou No.4 chromosome 10, ASM1680809v1, whole genome shotgun sequence genomic DNA includes:
- the LOC108334942 gene encoding probable magnesium transporter NIPA3 isoform X1, with amino-acid sequence MMPNHPSLTSFYRTRSYSSPRSPSPPNATLSPPSTSHPRSFSRSTPTTSFSSLCAKTKFPSLTPRPNSCLANTFTMLVASRRDSTSTRRARCADFALRKRRHRRRKTKVTAWWRRFGGSLEVSKRLCYTENLKGLILALVSSGFITASFIIKKQGLRRAAAASGVRAGFGGYYYLLEPLWWVGMITTFLAYGGSVIVLVFILVFHFAPKCGHTNVLVYIGICSLMGSLSVMSVKALGTSLKLTFEGKNQLIYPETWFFMLVVAICVIMQMNYLHNVSFEDCQECK; translated from the exons ATGATGCCGAATCACCCCTCTTTGACCTCATTTTACAGGACGCGCTCTTACTCATCTCCCCGAAGCCCCTCCCCACCAAACGCCACCCTTTCCCCTCCGTCAACGTCACACCCTCGGTCCTTTTCACGCTCGACCCCAACGACTTCGTTTTCTTCGCTGTGTGCAAAGACCAAATTTCCCTCTTTGACGCCGAGGCCAAATAGTTGCCTTGCAAACACCTTTACCATGCTGGTTGCATCACGCCGTGACTCGACCTCCACGCGTCGTGCCCGTTGTGCAGACTTCGCCTTGAGGAAGAGGCGGCACAGGAGGAGGAAGACGAAGGTGACGGCGTGGTGGCGAAGATTCGGAGGGAGCCTCGAGGTGTCCAAGCGCCTTTGCTATACG GAGAATCTGAAAGGTCTCATACTGGCTTTGGTGTCAAGTGGGTTCATTACGGCAAGTTTCATCATTAAGAAGCAAGGTCTCAGAAGAGCTGCAGCAGCTTCTGGTGTCAGGGCTG GTTTTGGTGGGTATTATTATCTCTTGGAGCCACTCTGGTGGGTGGGAATGATCACAA CTTTTCTAGCATATGGGGGCTCAGTAATAGTATTGGTATTCATTCTGGTCTTCCATTTTGCACCAAAATGTGGGCATACAAATGTGCTAGTTTATATTGGCATTTGTTCATTGATGGGTTCCCTCTCT GTGATGAGTGTTAAGGCCCTCGGGACTTCTTTGAAGTTAACTTTTGAAGGGAAAAATCAGTTGATCTACCCAGAGACATGGTTTTTTATGTTAGTTGTGGCTATATGTGTCATCATGCAAATGAATTATCTTCATAAtgtttcttttgaagattgCCAAGAATGTAAATGA